The following proteins are co-located in the Takifugu flavidus isolate HTHZ2018 chromosome 16, ASM371156v2, whole genome shotgun sequence genome:
- the ganc gene encoding neutral alpha-glucosidase C isoform X7: protein MAVRTEKFKRSEHVAFYRRSSRGPNMQHRALLDTLVLTESGARLELLEPDTQTLLLLSLSASNNGSVGIVIDELHPIKARYRVPDVIVGAAACEQLRVQQQSDDSVTLSWSSGPHALRVWRFPFRLEILWRGDVMVTFNSRGKLWFEPLQHPHRVGPQVAADQTGPPWTETFQGFVDVQANGPSSVGADFCFHGFSHVYGVPEHADDLRLRDTRHGEPYRLYNLDTFAYDLHSRLGLYGSVPLLLAHKPGRTLGVLWLNASETFLDVGYSSSEHQDEAAPPAKRRSVEPWTDVRWVSEGGVIDCRVLLGPGPHQLFSQYAHLTGYQALPPLFALGYHQCRYSYEDQADVKAVDAGFDEHDIPYDVIWLDIDHTDQKRYFTWDPALFPEPVLLQRHLEAKKRKVGFILVTGFSCCQTLNLQVLLLQLVVISDPHIKVDPEWWLYRQARDQGHFIKTRDGRIFQGSCWSGECSYLDFSRPHTRAWYSRCFGLDKYEGSTPSLFVWIDMNEPSVFDGPEQTMPKDAVHYGGWEHRELHNLYGFYQHMATTEGLITRSGGVARPFVLSRSFFAGSQRFGAIWTGDSCASWDYLKITVPMLLSLSMAGISFCGADVGGFMKDPEPELLVRWYQAAALQPFFRGHSSKCAKRREPWLFGEEVTGAIRTAIRQSFCFSHPQVLFAAVLVHPVPPLSHIRCASTQASVGGVPERTEHLCCGQPVYDRSGMMSTPQRRIEEAQL from the exons ATGGCCGTTAG AACTGAGAAGTTCAAGAGAAGTGAACATGTTGCTTTCTACAG GCGAAGCTCCCGGGGCCCGAACATGCAGCACCGGGCCCTTTTGGACACCTTGGTGCTCACAGAGAGCGGGGCTCGGTTGGAACTGCTGGAACctgacacacag ACGCTGCTGCTTCTTTCTCTGTCGGCTTCCAACAATGGCTCCGTGGGGATCGTGATAGATGAGCTCCATCCCATCAAAGCCCGCTACAGAGTTCCAGATGTGATCGTCGGGGCAGCGGCGTGTGAACA ACTGCGTGTGCAGCAACAATCGGACGACTCCGTCACCCTTTCTTGGTCCTCGGGACCGCACGCGCTTCGTGTGTGGCGTTTCCCGTTTCGCCTGGAGATCCTGTGGCGAGGTGACGTCATGGTTACGTTCAACTCCAGAGGAAAACTGTGGTTCGAGCCTCTGCAGCATCCACACAG GGTGGGTCCCCAGGTGGCAGCAGACCAGACGGGTCCACCATGGACAGAGACCTTCCAGGGGTTTGTGGACGTCCAAGCTAATG GTCCCAGCAGCGTCGGGGCAGACTTCTGCTTTCACGGCTTCAGTCACGTGTACGGCGTCCCGGAGCACGCCGATGACCTGCGGCTCAGAGACACCAG ACACGGGGAGCCCTATCGTCTTTATAACCTGGACACCTTCGCCTATGACCTGCACAGCCGCCTGGGCCTGTACGGGTccgtgccgctgctgctggcccACAAGCCCGGCAGAACTCTGGGCGTCCTCTGGCTGAACGCCTCGGAAACCTTCCTGGATGTTGGTTACAGCTCATCTGAGCATCAG GATGAAGCTGCACCTCCAGCGAAGAGGAGGAGCGTGGAGCCTTGGACTGACGTCCGCTGGGTGTCGGAAGGTGGCGTCATCGactgcagggttctgctgggGCCCGGCCCGCACCAGCTCTTCTCCCAGTACGCTCATCTTACAG GGTACCAGGCCCTGCCCCCCCTGTTCGCGCTGGGGTACCATCAGTGCCGCTACAGCTACGAGGACCAAGCCGACGTGAAAGCCGTGGATGCTGGATTTGACGAGCACGACATCCCGTACGACGTCATCTGGCTCGACATCGACCACACGGACCAGAAGAGGTATTTCACCTGGGACCCTGCGCTTTTCCCGGAGCcggtgctgctgcagcgccACCTAGAGGCCAAGAAGAGGAAGGTCGGTTTCATCCTGGTCACTGGGTTTTCCTGCTGTCAAACACTGAACCTGCAGGTGCTTTTGCTTCAGCTGGTGGTTATTAGTGACCCTCACATCAAGGTGGACCCGGAGTGGTGGCTGTACCGGCAGGCCCGAGACCAGGGCCATTTCATCAAGACCCGGGACGGGCGGATCTTTCAGGGCTCCTGCTGGTCTG GTGAGTGCTCTTACCTGGACTTCAGCCGTCCACACACCCGTGCGTGGTACTCCAGGTGCTTTGGCCTTGATAAGTACGAG GGATCGACACCATCTTTATTCGTGTGGATCGACATGAACGAACCGTCTGTCTTTGACGGGCCCGAGCAGACCATGCCCAAAGATGCAGTGCATTATGGGGGCTGGGAACACCGGGAATTACACAACCTGTACGGTTTCTACCAG CACATGGCCACGACGGAGGGTCTGATAACGCGCTCAGGAGGCGTGGCCAGACCGTTCGTGCTCTCCCGCTCCTTCTTTGCTGGATCACAGAGATTTG GAGCGATATGGACGGGCGACAGCTGTGCCAGCTGGGATTATCTGAAGATCACCGTTCCAATGCTTTTGTCTCTAAGCATGGCGGGAATATCATTTTGTGGAG CCGACGTCGGCGGCTTCATGAAGGATCCGGAACCAGAGCTGCTGGTGCGCTGGTACCAGGCAGCCGCCCTGCAGCCTTTCTTCCGCGGTCACTCCTCAAAGTGTGCGAAGCGTCGGGAGCCGTGGCTGTTTGGGGAAGAGGTCACCGGTGCGATCCGCACCGCCATTCGGCAGAG CTTTTGCTTCTCTCATCCTCAGGTACTGTTTGCTGCCGTACTGGTACACCCTGTTCCACCACTCTCACACATCAGGTGTGCCTCCACTCAG GCCTCTGTGGGTGGAGTTCCAGAAAGAACAGAGCACCTTTGCTGTGGACAACCAGTATATGATAG GTCTGGTATGATGTCCACTCCACAAAGACGTATAGAGGAGGCACAACTGTGA
- the ganc gene encoding neutral alpha-glucosidase C isoform X5, whose product MAVRTEKFKRSEHVAFYRRSSRGPNMQHRALLDTLVLTESGARLELLEPDTQTLLLLSLSASNNGSVGIVIDELHPIKARYRVPDVIVGAAACEQLRVQQQSDDSVTLSWSSGPHALRVWRFPFRLEILWRGDVMVTFNSRGKLWFEPLQHPHRVGPQVAADQTGPPWTETFQGFVDVQANGPSSVGADFCFHGFSHVYGVPEHADDLRLRDTRHGEPYRLYNLDTFAYDLHSRLGLYGSVPLLLAHKPGRTLGVLWLNASETFLDVGYSSSEHQDEAAPPAKRRSVEPWTDVRWVSEGGVIDCRVLLGPGPHQLFSQYAHLTGYQALPPLFALGYHQCRYSYEDQADVKAVDAGFDEHDIPYDVIWLDIDHTDQKRYFTWDPALFPEPVLLQRHLEAKKRKVGFILVTGFSCCQTLNLQVLLLQLVVISDPHIKVDPEWWLYRQARDQGHFIKTRDGRIFQGSCWSGECSYLDFSRPHTRAWYSRCFGLDKYEGSTPSLFVWIDMNEPSVFDGPEQTMPKDAVHYGGWEHRELHNLYGFYQHMATTEGLITRSGGVARPFVLSRSFFAGSQRFGAIWTGDSCASWDYLKITVPMLLSLSMAGISFCGADVGGFMKDPEPELLVRWYQAAALQPFFRGHSSKCAKRREPWLFGEEVTGAIRTAIRQRYCLLPYWYTLFHHSHTSGVPPLRPLWVEFQKEQSTFAVDNQYMIGGALLACPVTDPGVQEVKVLLPGPGEVWYDVHSTKTYRGGTTVRFPVTLDTVPLFQRGGSVVCRWVGRGSCTADFQQLPLSITVALSAQGAADGEVYMDDGHSFSYRDRKAFCLRSFRMQSGRLTC is encoded by the exons ATGGCCGTTAG AACTGAGAAGTTCAAGAGAAGTGAACATGTTGCTTTCTACAG GCGAAGCTCCCGGGGCCCGAACATGCAGCACCGGGCCCTTTTGGACACCTTGGTGCTCACAGAGAGCGGGGCTCGGTTGGAACTGCTGGAACctgacacacag ACGCTGCTGCTTCTTTCTCTGTCGGCTTCCAACAATGGCTCCGTGGGGATCGTGATAGATGAGCTCCATCCCATCAAAGCCCGCTACAGAGTTCCAGATGTGATCGTCGGGGCAGCGGCGTGTGAACA ACTGCGTGTGCAGCAACAATCGGACGACTCCGTCACCCTTTCTTGGTCCTCGGGACCGCACGCGCTTCGTGTGTGGCGTTTCCCGTTTCGCCTGGAGATCCTGTGGCGAGGTGACGTCATGGTTACGTTCAACTCCAGAGGAAAACTGTGGTTCGAGCCTCTGCAGCATCCACACAG GGTGGGTCCCCAGGTGGCAGCAGACCAGACGGGTCCACCATGGACAGAGACCTTCCAGGGGTTTGTGGACGTCCAAGCTAATG GTCCCAGCAGCGTCGGGGCAGACTTCTGCTTTCACGGCTTCAGTCACGTGTACGGCGTCCCGGAGCACGCCGATGACCTGCGGCTCAGAGACACCAG ACACGGGGAGCCCTATCGTCTTTATAACCTGGACACCTTCGCCTATGACCTGCACAGCCGCCTGGGCCTGTACGGGTccgtgccgctgctgctggcccACAAGCCCGGCAGAACTCTGGGCGTCCTCTGGCTGAACGCCTCGGAAACCTTCCTGGATGTTGGTTACAGCTCATCTGAGCATCAG GATGAAGCTGCACCTCCAGCGAAGAGGAGGAGCGTGGAGCCTTGGACTGACGTCCGCTGGGTGTCGGAAGGTGGCGTCATCGactgcagggttctgctgggGCCCGGCCCGCACCAGCTCTTCTCCCAGTACGCTCATCTTACAG GGTACCAGGCCCTGCCCCCCCTGTTCGCGCTGGGGTACCATCAGTGCCGCTACAGCTACGAGGACCAAGCCGACGTGAAAGCCGTGGATGCTGGATTTGACGAGCACGACATCCCGTACGACGTCATCTGGCTCGACATCGACCACACGGACCAGAAGAGGTATTTCACCTGGGACCCTGCGCTTTTCCCGGAGCcggtgctgctgcagcgccACCTAGAGGCCAAGAAGAGGAAGGTCGGTTTCATCCTGGTCACTGGGTTTTCCTGCTGTCAAACACTGAACCTGCAGGTGCTTTTGCTTCAGCTGGTGGTTATTAGTGACCCTCACATCAAGGTGGACCCGGAGTGGTGGCTGTACCGGCAGGCCCGAGACCAGGGCCATTTCATCAAGACCCGGGACGGGCGGATCTTTCAGGGCTCCTGCTGGTCTG GTGAGTGCTCTTACCTGGACTTCAGCCGTCCACACACCCGTGCGTGGTACTCCAGGTGCTTTGGCCTTGATAAGTACGAG GGATCGACACCATCTTTATTCGTGTGGATCGACATGAACGAACCGTCTGTCTTTGACGGGCCCGAGCAGACCATGCCCAAAGATGCAGTGCATTATGGGGGCTGGGAACACCGGGAATTACACAACCTGTACGGTTTCTACCAG CACATGGCCACGACGGAGGGTCTGATAACGCGCTCAGGAGGCGTGGCCAGACCGTTCGTGCTCTCCCGCTCCTTCTTTGCTGGATCACAGAGATTTG GAGCGATATGGACGGGCGACAGCTGTGCCAGCTGGGATTATCTGAAGATCACCGTTCCAATGCTTTTGTCTCTAAGCATGGCGGGAATATCATTTTGTGGAG CCGACGTCGGCGGCTTCATGAAGGATCCGGAACCAGAGCTGCTGGTGCGCTGGTACCAGGCAGCCGCCCTGCAGCCTTTCTTCCGCGGTCACTCCTCAAAGTGTGCGAAGCGTCGGGAGCCGTGGCTGTTTGGGGAAGAGGTCACCGGTGCGATCCGCACCGCCATTCGGCAGAG GTACTGTTTGCTGCCGTACTGGTACACCCTGTTCCACCACTCTCACACATCAGGTGTGCCTCCACTCAG GCCTCTGTGGGTGGAGTTCCAGAAAGAACAGAGCACCTTTGCTGTGGACAACCAGTATATGATAG GTGGAGCCCTGCTGGCATGTCCTGTCACTGATCCCGGGGTTCAAGAAGTTAAAGTCCTACTTCCTGGACCAGGAGAG GTCTGGTATGATGTCCACTCCACAAAGACGTATAGAGGAGGCACAACTGTGAGGTTTCCAGTCACGCTGGACACA GTTCCCCTGTTCCAGCGCGGCGGCTCAGTGGTCTGCAGGTGGGTGGGACGTGGCTCCTGTACCGCTgacttccagcagcttcctctctCCATCACTGTGGCCCTCAGCGCTCAG GGTGCAGCCGATGGCGAGGTGTACATGGATGACGGTCACTCCTTCAGTTACCGTGACAGAAAGGCCTTCTGCCTGCGCAGCTTCAGAATGCAGTCGGGCCGCCTCACCTGCTG A
- the ganc gene encoding neutral alpha-glucosidase C isoform X6, producing MAVRTEKFKRSEHVAFYRRSSRGPNMQHRALLDTLVLTESGARLELLEPDTQTLLLLSLSASNNGSVGIVIDELHPIKARYRVPDVIVGAAACEQLRVQQQSDDSVTLSWSSGPHALRVWRFPFRLEILWRGDVMVTFNSRGKLWFEPLQHPHRVGPQVAADQTGPPWTETFQGFVDVQANGPSSVGADFCFHGFSHVYGVPEHADDLRLRDTRHGEPYRLYNLDTFAYDLHSRLGLYGSVPLLLAHKPGRTLGVLWLNASETFLDVGYSSSEHQDEAAPPAKRRSVEPWTDVRWVSEGGVIDCRVLLGPGPHQLFSQYAHLTGYQALPPLFALGYHQCRYSYEDQADVKAVDAGFDEHDIPYDVIWLDIDHTDQKRYFTWDPALFPEPVLLQRHLEAKKRKVGFILVTGFSCCQTLNLQVLLLQLVVISDPHIKVDPEWWLYRQARDQGHFIKTRDGRIFQGSCWSGECSYLDFSRPHTRAWYSRCFGLDKYEGSTPSLFVWIDMNEPSVFDGPEQTMPKDAVHYGGWEHRELHNLYGFYQHMATTEGLITRSGGVARPFVLSRSFFAGSQRFGAIWTGDSCASWDYLKITVPMLLSLSMAGISFCGADVGGFMKDPEPELLVRWYQAAALQPFFRGHSSKCAKRREPWLFGEEVTGAIRTAIRQSSFCFSHPQVLFAAVLVHPVPPLSHIRCASTQASVGGVPERTEHLCCGQPVYDRSGMMSTPQRRIEEAQL from the exons ATGGCCGTTAG AACTGAGAAGTTCAAGAGAAGTGAACATGTTGCTTTCTACAG GCGAAGCTCCCGGGGCCCGAACATGCAGCACCGGGCCCTTTTGGACACCTTGGTGCTCACAGAGAGCGGGGCTCGGTTGGAACTGCTGGAACctgacacacag ACGCTGCTGCTTCTTTCTCTGTCGGCTTCCAACAATGGCTCCGTGGGGATCGTGATAGATGAGCTCCATCCCATCAAAGCCCGCTACAGAGTTCCAGATGTGATCGTCGGGGCAGCGGCGTGTGAACA ACTGCGTGTGCAGCAACAATCGGACGACTCCGTCACCCTTTCTTGGTCCTCGGGACCGCACGCGCTTCGTGTGTGGCGTTTCCCGTTTCGCCTGGAGATCCTGTGGCGAGGTGACGTCATGGTTACGTTCAACTCCAGAGGAAAACTGTGGTTCGAGCCTCTGCAGCATCCACACAG GGTGGGTCCCCAGGTGGCAGCAGACCAGACGGGTCCACCATGGACAGAGACCTTCCAGGGGTTTGTGGACGTCCAAGCTAATG GTCCCAGCAGCGTCGGGGCAGACTTCTGCTTTCACGGCTTCAGTCACGTGTACGGCGTCCCGGAGCACGCCGATGACCTGCGGCTCAGAGACACCAG ACACGGGGAGCCCTATCGTCTTTATAACCTGGACACCTTCGCCTATGACCTGCACAGCCGCCTGGGCCTGTACGGGTccgtgccgctgctgctggcccACAAGCCCGGCAGAACTCTGGGCGTCCTCTGGCTGAACGCCTCGGAAACCTTCCTGGATGTTGGTTACAGCTCATCTGAGCATCAG GATGAAGCTGCACCTCCAGCGAAGAGGAGGAGCGTGGAGCCTTGGACTGACGTCCGCTGGGTGTCGGAAGGTGGCGTCATCGactgcagggttctgctgggGCCCGGCCCGCACCAGCTCTTCTCCCAGTACGCTCATCTTACAG GGTACCAGGCCCTGCCCCCCCTGTTCGCGCTGGGGTACCATCAGTGCCGCTACAGCTACGAGGACCAAGCCGACGTGAAAGCCGTGGATGCTGGATTTGACGAGCACGACATCCCGTACGACGTCATCTGGCTCGACATCGACCACACGGACCAGAAGAGGTATTTCACCTGGGACCCTGCGCTTTTCCCGGAGCcggtgctgctgcagcgccACCTAGAGGCCAAGAAGAGGAAGGTCGGTTTCATCCTGGTCACTGGGTTTTCCTGCTGTCAAACACTGAACCTGCAGGTGCTTTTGCTTCAGCTGGTGGTTATTAGTGACCCTCACATCAAGGTGGACCCGGAGTGGTGGCTGTACCGGCAGGCCCGAGACCAGGGCCATTTCATCAAGACCCGGGACGGGCGGATCTTTCAGGGCTCCTGCTGGTCTG GTGAGTGCTCTTACCTGGACTTCAGCCGTCCACACACCCGTGCGTGGTACTCCAGGTGCTTTGGCCTTGATAAGTACGAG GGATCGACACCATCTTTATTCGTGTGGATCGACATGAACGAACCGTCTGTCTTTGACGGGCCCGAGCAGACCATGCCCAAAGATGCAGTGCATTATGGGGGCTGGGAACACCGGGAATTACACAACCTGTACGGTTTCTACCAG CACATGGCCACGACGGAGGGTCTGATAACGCGCTCAGGAGGCGTGGCCAGACCGTTCGTGCTCTCCCGCTCCTTCTTTGCTGGATCACAGAGATTTG GAGCGATATGGACGGGCGACAGCTGTGCCAGCTGGGATTATCTGAAGATCACCGTTCCAATGCTTTTGTCTCTAAGCATGGCGGGAATATCATTTTGTGGAG CCGACGTCGGCGGCTTCATGAAGGATCCGGAACCAGAGCTGCTGGTGCGCTGGTACCAGGCAGCCGCCCTGCAGCCTTTCTTCCGCGGTCACTCCTCAAAGTGTGCGAAGCGTCGGGAGCCGTGGCTGTTTGGGGAAGAGGTCACCGGTGCGATCCGCACCGCCATTCGGCAGAG CAGCTTTTGCTTCTCTCATCCTCAGGTACTGTTTGCTGCCGTACTGGTACACCCTGTTCCACCACTCTCACACATCAGGTGTGCCTCCACTCAG GCCTCTGTGGGTGGAGTTCCAGAAAGAACAGAGCACCTTTGCTGTGGACAACCAGTATATGATAG GTCTGGTATGATGTCCACTCCACAAAGACGTATAGAGGAGGCACAACTGTGA